The proteins below are encoded in one region of Effusibacillus dendaii:
- a CDS encoding acetyl-CoA carboxylase biotin carboxylase subunit yields MFDKILIANRGEIAVRVIRTCKRMNVKTVAVYSEADAEAPHVKLADEAYLIGGSRVNDSYLNIDKIIEIAKQTGAEAVHPGYGLLSENSAFARRCEEAGIVFIGPSPDVIARMGSKIESRKAMEEVGVPVVPGITHPLADEEEAAQVASKMGYPVMLKASAGGGGIGMQIVRSEEELRKAFAGNQKRATDFFGDGAMYIEKYIENPRHIEIQILADKAGNTVYLWERECSIQRRHQKVVEEAPSPFLDETTRIAMGEAAVRAAKSLGYSNAGTIEFLVDTDRNFYFLEMNTRLQVEHPVTEEITGLDLVEWQLQIAAGQLLTFGQSDVKRQGHAIEVRIYAEDPKTFFPSPGTITKFSVPEGKGIRHELAVNERSVVTPFYDPMIAKLIVTGDTREEAIDRLQSALADYHVEGIKTNIPMLQQVAAHPAFRSGDTTTDFVTVHLQRK; encoded by the coding sequence ATGTTCGACAAAATTTTGATTGCCAATCGCGGAGAAATTGCGGTTCGCGTCATACGCACCTGCAAACGGATGAATGTAAAGACAGTGGCCGTTTACTCGGAAGCAGATGCGGAAGCGCCGCACGTCAAGTTAGCGGATGAGGCTTATTTGATTGGAGGGTCTCGTGTCAACGATAGTTATCTGAACATTGATAAAATTATTGAAATCGCAAAACAGACGGGGGCGGAAGCGGTCCATCCGGGGTATGGGCTGTTATCGGAAAACTCCGCATTTGCCCGCCGCTGTGAAGAAGCGGGGATTGTGTTTATTGGCCCGAGCCCTGACGTAATTGCCCGCATGGGAAGCAAAATTGAATCCCGCAAAGCGATGGAAGAGGTCGGTGTACCAGTGGTTCCCGGCATCACCCATCCACTCGCTGATGAGGAAGAAGCGGCGCAAGTCGCAAGCAAAATGGGCTATCCGGTGATGCTGAAAGCGTCTGCCGGAGGTGGCGGCATCGGCATGCAGATCGTCCGCAGCGAGGAGGAACTTCGCAAGGCGTTTGCGGGGAACCAAAAACGGGCGACCGACTTTTTCGGGGACGGGGCCATGTATATTGAAAAATATATCGAGAATCCCCGCCATATCGAAATACAGATTCTTGCTGACAAAGCGGGAAACACCGTGTACTTGTGGGAGCGGGAATGTTCGATTCAGCGCCGCCACCAAAAGGTGGTGGAAGAGGCGCCCTCGCCTTTTTTGGATGAAACAACCCGCATCGCAATGGGGGAGGCGGCCGTCCGGGCAGCCAAGTCGCTTGGTTACTCCAATGCCGGCACGATTGAGTTTTTGGTCGATACGGACAGAAATTTTTATTTCCTGGAGATGAACACGCGCTTGCAGGTAGAACATCCGGTGACAGAAGAGATTACCGGCCTGGATCTGGTGGAATGGCAGCTGCAAATTGCGGCAGGGCAATTGCTCACTTTTGGACAATCTGACGTAAAACGGCAGGGACATGCGATTGAAGTGCGGATTTATGCGGAAGATCCGAAAACATTTTTCCCGTCGCCTGGTACCATCACAAAGTTTTCAGTTCCGGAAGGCAAGGGAATTCGCCATGAGCTTGCGGTGAACGAACGCTCGGTCGTAACCCCTTTTTACGATCCGATGATTGCAAAACTGATTGTAACGGGCGATACGAGAGAGGAAGCGATTGACCGGTTGCAGTCAGCGCTTGCCGATTATCACGTGGAAGGGATTAAAACAAATATCCCGATGCTGCAGCAGGTGGCCGCACATCCGGCATTTCGGAGCGGGGATACGACAACCGATTTTGTAACGGTTCATCTGCAGAGGAAGTGA
- a CDS encoding ABC transporter permease codes for MSNTWHSVGRYTLPVGLFILWEALYLLVKEPAMASPWQSIVALVNNAGEWLTDIGITLTALLVSFAICAVMGTIFGFFVGLSSFWTQTIHPILLALYSIPKVTLYPVFLLVFGLTVEGRIAFSVFHGIFPICIICMEATRMIPKTYLKLATAYQMSFVQKVRYIIIPAILPQLVVGLRMGFSLCFLGLILSEMFASYKGLGYRLTHYMALNQTSAILALFLIVIFLAFFFTFIFLLWQERMERKIGKTERMIEADSRGQDRS; via the coding sequence GTGTCAAACACTTGGCATTCTGTCGGCCGTTATACACTCCCTGTCGGGTTGTTTATTTTGTGGGAAGCCCTGTATTTGCTCGTGAAAGAACCGGCAATGGCTTCTCCTTGGCAAAGTATTGTTGCGCTAGTTAACAATGCCGGGGAATGGCTCACCGATATCGGCATCACTTTGACTGCGCTGCTTGTTTCTTTTGCGATTTGTGCTGTTATGGGAACGATTTTCGGGTTTTTTGTTGGATTGAGTTCTTTTTGGACGCAGACGATTCACCCCATCCTGCTGGCGCTCTATTCAATTCCCAAAGTTACCTTATACCCGGTGTTTCTGTTAGTGTTTGGCCTGACGGTGGAAGGACGAATCGCATTTTCTGTTTTCCACGGAATATTCCCGATTTGTATCATCTGTATGGAAGCAACTCGGATGATTCCCAAAACGTATTTAAAATTGGCTACAGCTTACCAAATGTCTTTTGTCCAGAAGGTTAGATACATTATCATTCCGGCGATACTTCCGCAGTTGGTTGTCGGGTTGCGGATGGGGTTCAGTCTCTGTTTTCTGGGACTGATATTGTCTGAAATGTTTGCTTCCTATAAGGGGTTAGGGTATCGCCTCACGCACTACATGGCACTGAATCAAACGTCAGCCATTCTGGCGTTGTTCTTGATCGTCATTTTTTTGGCTTTCTTCTTCACTTTTATATTTCTGTTATGGCAGGAAAGAATGGAACGAAAGATTGGCAAAACGGAACGAATGATAGAAGCAGATTCACGTGGGCAGGATCGATCGTGA
- a CDS encoding ABC transporter permease, whose product MRNERLTRITVRILIVLLPLLLFEVLVRMRILDPFTFIPFTEMIRTMGKLLMTQQFVSDSIIPTAGEAMASFISAAVIGILFGIVLWRSDSLYHTVQPYLMLFYAVPVFAIYPVFISLFGTGPLPVIIVGFLFAVVTVITNTAIGFRETKNVFIKVGKSLNLNFRQMLFHVYIPAAWPYIFTGLKLALAYSIIGVVATEFILSTRGLGHSIAFAYNNFDLKGMYGGILLVIAIILVVNTILGYFESALYNRNMKGH is encoded by the coding sequence ATGCGGAATGAAAGGCTGACAAGAATTACGGTTCGGATATTGATCGTCTTGCTTCCGTTGCTTTTATTTGAAGTGTTGGTTCGCATGCGGATTTTGGATCCGTTTACGTTTATTCCGTTCACTGAAATGATCCGCACCATGGGAAAACTGTTGATGACCCAACAGTTTGTTTCCGACAGTATCATCCCTACCGCTGGTGAGGCAATGGCAAGTTTTATTTCCGCCGCGGTTATCGGTATCCTTTTCGGGATTGTGTTGTGGAGATCTGATTCTCTCTATCACACGGTACAGCCTTACTTGATGCTTTTTTATGCCGTACCGGTTTTTGCTATTTACCCGGTGTTCATCAGCCTGTTTGGCACGGGGCCGTTACCGGTCATAATCGTTGGATTTTTATTTGCGGTGGTGACTGTTATCACCAACACGGCTATCGGTTTTCGGGAAACAAAAAATGTTTTTATAAAAGTCGGAAAGTCTTTAAATCTGAACTTCCGCCAGATGTTATTTCATGTTTACATCCCGGCGGCTTGGCCCTACATTTTTACAGGATTGAAACTGGCCCTTGCCTATTCCATTATTGGAGTAGTCGCCACTGAATTTATTCTTTCTACAAGGGGATTGGGCCACAGCATTGCGTTTGCCTACAACAATTTTGATCTAAAGGGAATGTACGGAGGTATTTTACTTGTGATTGCAATCATCCTAGTTGTTAACACGATTTTAGGTTATTTCGAATCAGCACTCTATAATCGAAATATGAAAGGACATTGA
- a CDS encoding ABC transporter ATP-binding protein, which translates to MILDVQNLTKVYTSGDKEVIALQDINLQVEKGEFISIVGPSGCGKTTLLEIFSGLRSATAGSVKVKGREVKGPLQEIGIVFQEESTFSWRTVLENVEFGLQMQGVKKAERREKSHEMIKLVGLEGFEKSYPHQLSGGMRQRVAIARTLVTEPEIVVMDEPFGALDEQTRLLLGGELLNIMDKTNATVVLVTHSIQEAALLSDRIVVLTARPGQIKTVIPSTLPKPRDASALTTDEFAFITQKIWSNLEEKSLLSK; encoded by the coding sequence ATGATCCTCGATGTCCAAAACCTGACAAAGGTATATACAAGCGGCGACAAGGAAGTAATTGCTTTGCAAGACATCAATTTGCAAGTTGAGAAAGGAGAATTTATCTCAATTGTAGGGCCGAGCGGATGTGGGAAAACGACTCTGTTGGAAATATTCAGTGGGCTTCGTTCCGCCACTGCGGGCAGTGTCAAGGTGAAAGGGAGGGAGGTGAAAGGACCGCTGCAAGAGATCGGTATCGTATTCCAAGAAGAATCTACTTTTTCATGGCGAACCGTTTTGGAGAATGTGGAGTTTGGGCTGCAGATGCAGGGGGTCAAAAAAGCGGAACGCAGGGAAAAATCGCATGAAATGATTAAACTGGTGGGATTGGAGGGGTTTGAAAAATCCTATCCGCATCAACTGTCGGGAGGCATGCGGCAACGTGTGGCGATTGCCAGAACACTGGTAACAGAACCAGAGATCGTAGTAATGGATGAACCGTTCGGAGCGCTTGACGAACAGACGCGGCTCCTGTTGGGCGGGGAACTTTTGAATATTATGGATAAAACGAACGCCACTGTTGTACTTGTCACTCACAGCATACAGGAGGCAGCCTTATTGTCAGATCGAATTGTAGTGCTCACCGCACGGCCTGGTCAGATCAAAACCGTGATCCCAAGCACATTGCCAAAACCCCGTGATGCATCCGCCTTGACGACTGATGAGTTTGCTTTCATTACGCAAAAAATATGGTCCAATCTAGAGGAGAAGTCTTTGCTTTCCAAGTGA
- a CDS encoding ABC transporter substrate-binding protein: MIRISWNRKLSMLASFMLVSALVFGCGQSESKPASSEKSGDKIDKIEITVTHYPTGLYSLPYEVAVDKGFFKEEKIEIGGIVPGSGGGTTVRNVLSGKLPFGDVATSAAAQSFLSGAPIVIVAGSVQTFSDSFYVTRKDAPFQKAEDLVGHKWAFTSPGSATEAVSRLIFEKANIDPKSLEFVSSGGINEGLTLLEKGGVDATVIGEPLYSTKKNDYKTLFRLSDYVPKFEQSVIVTSPQLIQQNPSLVKRFLTAIQKADQWIYQNPEEAGKIFAKYGKIDETASIEAVKGLVKLNHWTTKVDVDGMNNVLKGMQYTGTLKTGTKIDWKELMNQTFLPQDQQIDTSKLIGN; encoded by the coding sequence ATGATCCGGATTTCTTGGAATAGAAAATTGAGTATGTTGGCATCTTTCATGCTGGTTTCTGCTTTGGTTTTCGGTTGCGGTCAAAGCGAATCAAAGCCAGCTTCGTCTGAAAAATCGGGTGACAAAATTGACAAAATTGAGATTACCGTTACCCATTATCCAACCGGGTTGTACAGTTTGCCTTATGAAGTTGCTGTTGATAAAGGTTTTTTCAAAGAAGAGAAAATTGAAATTGGTGGTATCGTGCCGGGCAGCGGCGGCGGAACAACGGTTCGGAATGTGCTCTCCGGCAAATTGCCATTTGGGGATGTAGCGACTTCAGCTGCCGCCCAGTCGTTTTTATCCGGCGCACCCATTGTGATTGTGGCTGGTTCTGTGCAAACGTTTAGTGATTCATTTTATGTGACTCGAAAGGATGCCCCTTTTCAGAAAGCGGAGGATTTAGTGGGACACAAATGGGCTTTTACCAGTCCTGGGTCAGCGACAGAAGCCGTATCCCGGTTGATCTTTGAGAAAGCGAACATCGATCCGAAATCGCTTGAATTTGTCTCTTCAGGCGGAATAAATGAGGGATTGACACTGCTCGAAAAGGGCGGGGTTGATGCGACCGTAATCGGGGAGCCATTGTATTCAACGAAAAAGAATGATTACAAAACCCTTTTCCGCTTATCCGACTATGTACCGAAATTCGAGCAGTCGGTGATTGTGACGAGTCCCCAACTAATTCAACAAAACCCGAGTCTGGTCAAACGGTTTTTGACCGCTATACAAAAAGCGGATCAATGGATCTATCAAAATCCGGAAGAAGCAGGAAAGATTTTTGCGAAATACGGGAAAATCGATGAAACAGCTTCAATTGAAGCTGTGAAGGGGTTGGTAAAACTCAACCACTGGACTACTAAAGTGGACGTTGATGGTATGAACAACGTTCTGAAAGGGATGCAGTATACGGGAACGCTCAAAACCGGAACGAAAATTGATTGGAAAGAATTGATGAACCAGACATTTCTGCCGCAGGATCAGCAAATTGACACATCTAAATTAATAGGCAACTGA
- a CDS encoding isocitrate lyase/PEP mutase family protein, with protein MNGAKKLRELLNKEGMLLAPGAFDCITARLIEQAGFEAIYMTGAGTSASRLGFPDYGLATMTEMVENAGRIAAAVQIPLVADADTGYGNELNVIRTVHEYESRNVAGIHIEDQEFPKKCGHLDNKEVIPMPEFISKIRAAAHERRNPDFLIIARTDARAVIGFEEAVQRANAALEAGADMAFVEAPQTIEEIKEIPKRVNGPCLLNVVQGGKTPQINLKEAEQFGYKLAILPGVLLAATVLACDDALEQIKTTHAHPTFSKNITIREKFRRFGSDEWDELRSRYKEN; from the coding sequence ATGAACGGGGCGAAAAAATTGCGTGAATTGTTAAATAAAGAGGGAATGCTGTTGGCGCCGGGTGCTTTTGACTGTATAACCGCCCGACTGATTGAACAGGCCGGTTTTGAGGCCATATATATGACCGGGGCGGGTACCTCGGCAAGCCGTTTGGGTTTTCCCGATTATGGACTTGCAACGATGACAGAAATGGTAGAAAATGCGGGACGAATTGCAGCCGCCGTACAAATTCCTCTGGTGGCAGACGCGGACACCGGTTATGGAAATGAACTGAACGTGATTCGTACAGTACATGAGTATGAAAGCAGAAATGTGGCCGGGATTCATATTGAAGACCAGGAGTTCCCCAAGAAATGTGGTCATCTTGACAATAAAGAAGTAATTCCTATGCCGGAGTTTATTTCCAAAATCCGGGCGGCAGCACATGAGCGCCGCAACCCAGATTTCCTAATTATTGCCCGGACGGACGCCCGTGCAGTGATCGGTTTTGAGGAAGCTGTGCAGCGTGCAAATGCGGCTCTGGAAGCAGGTGCGGACATGGCGTTTGTGGAAGCACCGCAAACTATAGAGGAAATAAAAGAAATCCCCAAACGGGTGAACGGTCCCTGCCTGCTTAACGTGGTACAGGGCGGGAAAACCCCTCAGATCAATCTGAAAGAGGCGGAGCAGTTCGGATATAAGCTGGCGATTCTTCCAGGAGTTTTGCTTGCTGCCACCGTATTAGCCTGCGACGATGCTTTGGAACAGATCAAGACTACGCATGCACACCCGACATTTAGCAAAAATATTACGATCCGCGAGAAGTTCAGACGGTTCGGTTCTGATGAATGGGATGAACTGCGCAGCCGGTATAAAGAAAATTGA
- a CDS encoding LeuD/DmdB family oxidoreductase small subunit, giving the protein MNEIKKVVEGRTWVFSEPNINTDLIMPQTAFNKTVEEQVKLIFSANRPGWVDLVEPGDILVGGKNFGTGSSRPGAMLLKKLGIGGLIADSINGLFYRNCVNYALPVMECPGISGLVTEGDRLRIHFHEGTVTNLDTQKLITGQKVPQFLLGIIEAGGIIEQLKREGYLA; this is encoded by the coding sequence ATGAATGAAATCAAGAAGGTTGTTGAGGGCAGAACATGGGTTTTTTCCGAACCCAACATCAATACGGATTTGATTATGCCGCAGACAGCATTTAATAAGACCGTGGAAGAGCAGGTCAAACTGATTTTTTCGGCAAATCGTCCTGGATGGGTGGATCTGGTTGAACCGGGTGATATTTTAGTCGGCGGAAAAAATTTTGGAACCGGTTCCAGTCGTCCAGGCGCTATGCTGTTAAAAAAATTGGGAATCGGCGGACTGATAGCCGATTCGATTAACGGATTGTTCTACCGGAACTGTGTCAATTACGCATTGCCTGTCATGGAGTGTCCCGGCATTTCAGGACTGGTGACCGAGGGAGACAGACTCCGTATCCATTTTCATGAGGGAACGGTTACGAACCTAGACACGCAAAAACTGATTACCGGCCAGAAAGTTCCCCAGTTTCTTTTAGGGATTATTGAGGCGGGCGGCATTATCGAACAACTGAAAAGAGAGGGGTATTTAGCATGA
- a CDS encoding 3-isopropylmalate dehydratase large subunit, translating into MGMTMIEKILARHAGVDRVKPGDIVVCEVDKVIQLDLAFAVQGMNMMPFRIADPDRIAVVLDHTVPSPSVLDAMGHKRAREFVEKFGIKKFFDVGNHGICHQVILENGLALPGQILACTDSHTCASGAFNCAARGVGLAEILQIICTGKTWYKVAPTIKFVVEGKKPDNVFGKDIFLHIAGTFGSAEGYSVEFAGEGISSLTIDDRATLATMCAEISAEFATFPADDLIINHLKTVTDEPFEPADSDPDAEYAAVHTINLSELKPYVALPDFVPNNTVTVDTLADKVKIQQAFVGSCANGKLEDLRIAASIVKGKKVAPGVRLIVTPASQKIYKEAVRLGYVETLLEAGAVVTNSTCGACYGGHMGVLAPEETCITSSTRNFKGRMGSPEAKIYIGSSATVAASAIEGYITDPRPHLEGVVSA; encoded by the coding sequence ATGGGCATGACCATGATTGAAAAAATTTTGGCCCGGCATGCTGGGGTGGATCGGGTTAAGCCGGGGGATATCGTTGTATGCGAAGTGGATAAAGTGATCCAGTTGGATTTGGCTTTCGCAGTTCAAGGAATGAACATGATGCCGTTTCGGATTGCAGACCCGGATCGTATTGCTGTGGTATTGGATCACACCGTTCCGTCCCCTAGTGTCCTTGACGCAATGGGACACAAAAGAGCCAGGGAGTTTGTTGAAAAATTTGGCATCAAGAAGTTTTTCGACGTGGGCAATCACGGGATTTGCCACCAGGTGATACTGGAAAACGGCCTCGCATTGCCGGGACAGATTTTGGCATGCACCGACTCTCATACCTGTGCGTCAGGAGCGTTTAACTGTGCGGCAAGAGGAGTTGGCCTCGCGGAGATTTTACAAATCATATGCACCGGGAAAACCTGGTACAAAGTGGCGCCCACCATTAAATTTGTTGTGGAGGGCAAGAAGCCTGACAATGTGTTTGGCAAAGACATTTTTCTGCATATCGCAGGTACGTTCGGCAGTGCGGAAGGGTATAGTGTGGAATTTGCCGGTGAAGGGATCAGCAGCCTGACGATTGACGACCGAGCGACATTGGCTACCATGTGTGCCGAAATTAGCGCTGAATTTGCTACATTTCCGGCAGATGACCTGATCATCAATCATTTGAAAACGGTTACCGATGAACCGTTTGAACCGGCTGATAGCGATCCGGATGCAGAATATGCGGCCGTTCACACGATCAATCTTTCAGAACTGAAACCGTATGTGGCATTACCCGATTTTGTGCCAAATAATACGGTCACTGTCGACACGCTTGCCGATAAAGTGAAAATCCAACAGGCGTTTGTAGGCTCCTGTGCGAATGGAAAATTGGAGGATTTGCGGATTGCCGCCAGCATTGTAAAAGGTAAGAAAGTCGCACCAGGCGTCCGGTTAATTGTCACACCCGCTTCGCAAAAAATATACAAAGAGGCAGTTCGATTAGGGTATGTGGAAACTCTTCTGGAGGCGGGAGCTGTAGTGACAAATTCCACCTGCGGCGCTTGTTACGGTGGGCATATGGGGGTATTGGCGCCAGAAGAAACATGTATTACTTCAAGTACACGTAACTTTAAAGGAAGGATGGGAAGTCCGGAAGCGAAAATCTACATCGGCTCATCGGCGACAGTGGCGGCATCTGCGATTGAGGGATATATCACCGATCCCCGTCCGCATCTGGAAGGAGTGGTATCCGCATGA
- a CDS encoding sigma 54-interacting transcriptional regulator: MNVKLAIISHPLTGPIFRELVEEKKLNDSVLYFEATFGNLCPILATIREEKNIDVIVTAWGHAAFLGDLNIPVVLIKVTSFDLLNAMSEAKRIDRQVVVMRYGTPFENLSCYSELVDMKIVSDCYMDRQDAREKIDRYFRFGYRTFIGTSLMCDLVSEMGGKAIYIYSKDSISQALDNALQLAHSRREEIEKREQFRLIVEHSGMGIITTDKQGVCVLVNSKAEEMLNMKRSELTGRKMKSFWPISKLAESLAHGEPYTQQIETIHRKQYLVDYIPTIVNKNPSGCMIVFQDFATVQKAERTIRQNLYDSGHFARYQFCDIIGQSQEMRKTIHLAKLYAQNDSTVLITGESGTGKELFAQSIHNASGRKGKPFVAINCAVFTEHLLESELFGYEDGAFTGAKKGGKPGLFEMAHEGTLYLDEIGELSLELQSRLLRVLQEKQVRRVGGHNLMPVDVRILAATNRDLNTMVLQGKFRQDLYYRLNVLHLKVPPLRERPDDLPHLIKSLCAKYGVADQADEIVSELLPRVQQYGWPGNVRELENTVQRLVVVKQGESFSEEQSLSDIIFYDLSIGQLTFTSSSDNSQQGVSLVKSDKTEYPNLTEFKKQNEREMIHQVLAKCNGNKTEAARYLGISRATLWRKLNF; the protein is encoded by the coding sequence ATGAATGTAAAATTGGCGATTATTAGCCATCCGTTGACTGGGCCGATTTTTCGGGAGTTGGTTGAAGAAAAAAAGTTGAATGATTCGGTTTTGTACTTTGAAGCCACGTTTGGTAATTTGTGCCCGATTCTGGCGACCATTCGGGAAGAAAAAAATATCGATGTAATTGTAACTGCTTGGGGCCATGCCGCTTTTCTCGGGGATCTAAACATTCCTGTGGTTTTGATTAAGGTGACGAGCTTTGATTTGTTAAACGCAATGTCAGAAGCGAAGCGGATCGATCGTCAGGTTGTGGTCATGCGTTACGGAACTCCGTTTGAGAATTTAAGCTGCTATTCGGAACTTGTCGATATGAAAATTGTGTCCGATTGCTATATGGATAGACAAGATGCCCGGGAAAAAATTGATCGGTACTTTCGATTCGGGTACCGAACTTTTATCGGTACCAGCTTGATGTGTGATCTTGTCAGTGAAATGGGAGGTAAGGCCATTTACATATACTCAAAAGATTCAATCTCTCAGGCGTTGGATAACGCCTTGCAATTGGCGCACAGCCGAAGGGAGGAAATTGAAAAGCGCGAGCAATTTAGACTGATTGTCGAACATTCGGGAATGGGGATTATTACCACAGACAAGCAAGGGGTTTGTGTACTGGTCAACTCGAAAGCGGAAGAAATGCTCAATATGAAGCGGTCTGAATTGACCGGCAGAAAAATGAAATCGTTTTGGCCAATTTCAAAACTGGCCGAATCTCTTGCGCATGGTGAACCGTATACTCAACAAATCGAAACGATTCACCGTAAGCAGTATTTGGTCGATTATATTCCAACCATTGTGAATAAAAACCCGTCAGGCTGTATGATTGTGTTCCAAGATTTTGCCACTGTCCAAAAAGCGGAGCGTACAATCAGGCAAAATCTCTACGACAGTGGTCATTTTGCACGATATCAGTTTTGCGACATTATTGGTCAATCGCAAGAAATGCGAAAAACGATTCATCTGGCCAAACTATATGCGCAAAACGATTCCACGGTGTTAATCACAGGGGAATCAGGGACAGGAAAGGAATTGTTTGCGCAAAGTATTCATAATGCCAGCGGGAGGAAAGGGAAACCGTTTGTTGCCATAAATTGCGCCGTGTTTACAGAGCATTTACTGGAAAGCGAACTGTTCGGATATGAAGATGGCGCCTTTACAGGCGCAAAAAAAGGAGGAAAACCAGGCCTGTTTGAAATGGCACACGAAGGAACATTATATCTTGATGAAATAGGGGAACTCTCCTTAGAACTGCAGTCAAGATTGCTTCGTGTATTACAAGAAAAACAGGTCCGGCGGGTCGGCGGTCACAATTTAATGCCGGTCGATGTTCGGATTCTAGCTGCGACAAATCGTGATTTAAATACAATGGTTTTGCAGGGCAAATTCAGACAGGACCTGTATTACCGGCTGAATGTTTTACATCTTAAAGTTCCACCGTTGCGTGAACGCCCTGATGATCTTCCGCATTTGATTAAAAGTCTGTGTGCAAAATACGGCGTTGCGGATCAGGCGGATGAGATTGTGTCCGAACTTTTACCCAGAGTCCAACAATACGGTTGGCCTGGGAACGTGAGGGAACTGGAAAATACGGTTCAACGTTTGGTTGTGGTCAAACAGGGAGAATCGTTCTCCGAAGAGCAGTCCTTGTCAGATATCATCTTCTACGATCTGTCTATAGGTCAATTGACTTTCACTTCATCATCAGACAATTCCCAACAAGGTGTGTCCCTCGTCAAAAGCGATAAAACCGAATATCCAAACCTTACAGAATTCAAAAAACAGAACGAACGGGAAATGATTCATCAGGTCTTGGCCAAATGTAACGGAAATAAAACGGAAGCTGCCCGTTATCTCGGTATCAGCCGTGCAACTCTTTGGCGGAAATTGAACTTTTGA
- a CDS encoding response regulator, with protein MKLRVYMIEDDAATRRMLERILQESDLAVVIGQAADGEHVQLENVEGADLILIDLLMPGRDGIETIRELKKQGFRGRFVMISQVENKQMVASAYQAGVDTFIYKPINRSEVLAVIRRVREHMALEQSLATIRKMLTRLDETPEQSLTVNEPVEQAIGPVFSQLGIAGEAGARDLLLLLVYLDETARQGDPFPVNLSMKELYQAVVLRTEGDLNEERLQKEIRAMEQRIRRAILHALGHLASLGLADYGNPIFEHYAPRLFDFQEVRQRMLEIEAGEKNSSCRIQIRKFLFGLYEELQAARRGK; from the coding sequence ATGAAGCTGCGAGTATACATGATTGAAGATGATGCTGCGACTCGCCGTATGTTGGAACGTATTCTGCAGGAAAGCGATTTGGCTGTGGTGATTGGCCAAGCGGCGGATGGCGAACATGTGCAGCTGGAAAACGTGGAGGGAGCCGACCTGATCCTGATCGACTTATTGATGCCGGGCAGAGACGGCATTGAAACGATCCGGGAACTGAAAAAACAGGGGTTTCGCGGACGCTTCGTGATGATTTCGCAAGTGGAAAACAAACAAATGGTGGCGTCCGCCTATCAGGCAGGGGTCGATACGTTTATCTATAAGCCGATCAACCGTTCGGAAGTACTTGCGGTCATACGCCGGGTCAGAGAACATATGGCGCTTGAACAATCGCTTGCCACTATCCGGAAAATGTTGACCCGACTGGATGAGACACCCGAACAGTCTCTGACAGTCAATGAACCGGTTGAACAGGCAATCGGGCCTGTTTTTTCCCAATTGGGTATTGCGGGTGAAGCGGGGGCGAGGGATTTGCTGCTTTTGCTGGTTTATTTGGACGAAACAGCCAGGCAGGGCGATCCGTTTCCCGTCAATCTGTCCATGAAAGAGCTTTATCAGGCAGTTGTACTGCGTACAGAAGGCGATTTGAACGAGGAACGTTTGCAAAAAGAAATTCGGGCTATGGAACAAAGGATACGCCGTGCCATACTGCATGCGTTGGGGCATTTGGCATCGCTTGGTCTGGCTGATTACGGCAATCCGATTTTTGAACATTATGCACCGCGTTTGTTCGACTTTCAGGAAGTTCGGCAACGTATGCTGGAAATCGAGGCGGGCGAAAAAAACAGCAGCTGCCGCATCCAAATCCGCAAGTTTTTGTTTGGGTTGTATGAAGAATTACAGGCGGCAAGGCGAGGGAAATAG